The Montipora capricornis isolate CH-2021 chromosome 6, ASM3666992v2, whole genome shotgun sequence genome has a window encoding:
- the LOC138050640 gene encoding uncharacterized protein yields the protein MPKVKSKTRPHNERSRGLSRSSPRGSVQASSAASHSLASTRMQLNESEAVPSPSPVAAEVSASQGMPVESLLPSQLLETLVAKVADEVSRRFATVLPAQPTTPGSSQLTEVAVCSSSSTPQSTFASPSTNGSAPIRSSASPEDMASSVVQQSVANAANSLTGLPVQAPLEMPGQLFQSAGLPVDARVSEKLRAKIWSNEYIDFGSLLTNPAFENQYRLTFQGADSGPVPSLCLEPVSKPKKLQSVESWLHSFHVFVAIYTKKFPHEAPALMKYGEIIQDLAGRGHN from the coding sequence ATGCCTAAAGTGAAGTCTAAAACTCGCCCCCATAATGAACGCTCCCGGGGGCTTTCTCGTTCCAGTCCACGGGGTAGTGTACAGGCAAGCTCAGCCGCAAGTCACTCACTTGCCTCAACACGTATGCAACTGAACGAGTCAGAGGCCGTTCCTTCACCCTCTCCAGTAGCCGCCGAAGTTTCTGCTTCACAAGGGATGCCAGTAGAGAGTTTGCTACCTTCTCAGCTTTTGGAGACGCTAGTCGCAAAGGTTGCAGATGAGGTTTCGCGTCGTTTTGCAACAGTTCTTCCTGCTCAACCCACCACTCCAGGATCCTCTCAGTTAACAGAGGTAGCTGTCTGCTCATCTTCCAGCACCCCGCAGTCCACCTTTGCCTCACCTTCCACCAATGGATCAGCTCCCATCCGTTCCTCCGCTTCTCCTGAGGACATGGCTTCATCCGTGGTCCAACAGAGTGTGGCCAATGCAGCAAACTCACTGACAGGTCTACCAGTCCAAGCACCATTAGAGATGCCAGGTCAGTTATTCCAATCTGCCGGGTTGCCAGTCGATGCTCGTGTGTCTGAAAAATTACGAGCAAAGATTTGGAGCAATGAATATATTGACTTTGGTTCCCTGTTGACCAATCCAGCCTTTGAAAACCAATATCGTCTCACGTTTCAAGGTGCTGATAGTGGTCCTGTCCCATCTTTATGCCTTGAACCAGTGTCTAAACCTAAGAAACTTCAATCTGTTGAGTCATGGCTTCATAGTTTCCATGTTTTCGTTGCCATTTACACCAAGAAATTTCCCCATGAGGCCCCTGCCCTCATGAAATACGGGGAAATAATACAAGATTTGGCAGGGAGGGGCCATAATTAG
- the LOC138050642 gene encoding uncharacterized protein: MAKTDIKNAFRIIPIRPEDYGLLGMQWRDLYYYDRCMPMGCSSSCLTFETFSTAVEWIAHSKLNISYILHLLDDFLLIAPSMQLCQMQLDLFLSLCSYLGIPMAPEKTFGPVTTLSFAGIELDSVLLEARLPSDKLDKCRSLISEFLQRKKVTLKEVQSLTGLLNFACSVVRPGRAFLRRLIDRTVGIRSPEHRIRLNKEVKQDLKLWLSFLSNFNGRSFFLEEHWLSSTKLNLFTDASGSLGFGAIFGSHWCYGKWPPGWEQKNIAFLEFYPIVLSLHLWGEAMCNQCILFFTDNESLVHVINKQSCKDKSLMVFVRKLVSICLHYNIVFKAKHISGVHNKLADALSRLQVHTFTQLAPAYMDPLPTEVPQYLQPQSWVT, translated from the coding sequence ATGGCTAAAACTGATATAAAAAATGCCTTTCGCATAATACCAATTCGTCCTGAGGATTATGGCTTATTGGGGATGCAATGGCGGGATTTATATTACTACGATAGGTGCATGCCCATGGGTTGCTCATCCTCATGTCTGACTTTTGAAACTTTCAGTACCGCAGTGGAATGGATTGCCCATAGTAAGCTAAACATCTCATATATTTTACACCTTCTCGatgattttcttttaattgcacCTTCTATGCAGTTGTGCCAAATGCAGCTTGATTTATTTTTGTCACTCTGTTCCTACCTGGGTATTCCCATGGCACCGGAGAAAACTTTTGGCCCGGTCACCACTCTGTCTTTTGCTGGCATTGAGCTGGATTCTGTACTCCTGGAAGCTCGTCTTCCTAGTGATAAGCTAGACAAATGTAGATCCCTTATTTCTGAATTTTTACAACGCAAAAAAGTCACCCTTAAGGAAGTCCAGTCTCTTACAGGCTTGTTAAATTTCGCTTGTTCTGTAGTAAGACCTGGTCGTGCCTTTCTACGGCGGCTAATCGATCGGACTGTAGGCATTCGCTCTCCTGAACACAGAATCCGGCTCAATAAGGAGGTCAAACAAGACCTTAAATTATGGTTGTCTTTTTTATCCAATTTTAATGGTCGGTCATTTTTCTTAGAAGAACATTGGCTCAGCTCAACTAAACTGAACCTCTTTACAGATGCTTCGGGTTCACTCGGTTTTGGTGCAATTTTTGGGTCTCATTGGTGCTATGGGAAGTGGCCACCAGGTTGGGAACAAAAGAATATCGCTTTCTTGGAATTTTATCCCATTGTTTTGAGTTTGCACCTGTGGGGCGAGGCTATGTGTAATCAGTGTATCCTATTTTTTACGGATAATGAGTCCCTTGTACACGTAATCAACAAGCAGTCGTGTAAGGATAAATCGTTAATGGTGTTTGTTCGGAAACTTGTCTCCATTTGTTTACATTACAATATTGTTTTCAAAGCTAAACATATTTCAGGGGTTCACAACAAGCTCGCTGATGCTCTGTCTCGCTTGCAGGTGCACACTTTTACACAGTTGGCCCCAGCTTATATGGACCCCCTCCCTACGGAGGTTCCCCAGTATCTGCAGCCTCAGAGTTGGGTAACATAG